The Sesamum indicum cultivar Zhongzhi No. 13 linkage group LG6, S_indicum_v1.0, whole genome shotgun sequence genomic interval ACAACTGAAAGTGCCAACGATTCCAAAAAGAAATCATGCCATGCGAATACAGCAATAATTATCATAAGCTATAAACCCAAAAAAGTTCAAACCAAAAATAGTCCATCATGAATGTGATCTATGGGTTCTCTTATTTTAAGCAGTCTGTATATCCCTGCACCATAAGATACGATATGAACCAAAGGGGATGCTGGCCCTCTTTGAATTCCCTTCTAATTGAGATCCAATGAACCATCAGTCTGGGACTTTTTTCTTTGGAATACAGCTTTATCTGGCGATTCGCCATTTAAAGACGCATGTAGAATCCTCCAGTCTCATCATCAACCTATATCTTATGTTTGCATCAAAACCTCTTAGTTCGTGAATTTGGAATTCTCAAATTTGATCACCAGCTGCagttttcttcaaaattcttACTTGGCCATAACATCAACTGCCTGTCAGTAAGCAAGGGGAATTTTATCATGTCCTTAGCAATAAGATTCAATCTCATCATATTGATGACATTGCAAATAGTGTAgctaaacataatataatcaattaccAGAATGAGAATATGTTCAAAATCTAGTCAATGTTTTGAGGTCAACTATATCTTTAAACAAAGATTTAACTACTTACAATCTCATGGTTTGTGATCAGGGTTCAAAAAGAATAAGGGTTTCTGCTTCAATTTTCTACAGCTTAGTTCACATACAACTTAGCCAGCCTCTTATTACCAGTCAAAATCTTCACGTCCAAGAGACAGTCTGATAACCTTCACTACAAACTGAAGAACATATTTCCGATTGAGTTTTCAGTTTCttacattctcaaaatttcatcaGGACATACTCCACTTCTAATCTCTAATTCTGAACCAGGGAAAACAATCTCTAGTTGCACGTTGATAGGCATACAAATCCAGTAGTGTAACATaaacaactttatttttacataCTTTCAGGTCTCAAGTCCCACGGGTACATTCTTTTAATATGACAGAGAGAAATCCTAATATGCCAATAGCTATCCAATTGCTGAAGTGTTGAAATTTGACCCGACAgcagaattaattataaatcatatcAATGCCAAGGCTATCAAGAGTTTTCTTCAACAGAAATAAAATGGGAAGGAAATATCAAAACTCTGTCACTTGCATGATGCATAGCTTATGCAAAACCTTTTAGCTGATACAGCAAGCAACGAGAAAGAATTGATGTGATATTCCTTTCTCATAGACATCCCCAAAACAcgagggggaaaaaaaactttacTGCTTCAGAATATGCTAAAGCCCAATGCATTACTAAAGCTAATAAGAACATTACCTATatattatgcattttgttgaatttgacGGAATAGTAGCATCATCCAGTCAGCATAGCCATTTGCACCACCAATCTGGTCCTCAACTAGATTTGTGAGTAGGAAGAAGCCTTCCCTTGGTTGTTCACCTTGCCTCACAAGATGGCATAGTTGAAAATATGACGGGTCACTCTCCCTAAATCTATCAAGTAACTTCATCAGCTTCCTTGACATTTCATTGTCTCGCTGTGAAAGGCTAACCTGGATTTGGCAAAGACACAAAGACCACGTACAAGAAGACCAAGTCAATGAAGTTGCAGCTGGAAGTGGGACACTTAAACAGGAATGTTTTTAATACAAAGATTGTAACTGGCTAATACTGCAATAAACACCATCGAATTGCTGCATAACTAAGGATTTTCACgcatacaaaatttgaaaataaaaacgtTGACAATAGATGGCCATTAAAGATGATCACATCATCTAAGCACTTGACTCACACTCAGGGTTGGAATGTGAAATTCGACAAATAAAAGCTATCTTTTCATAATTGGACTTGCAATAGATTTGTCAACAAGGAGCCTTCCTATTCTAACTCAACTCAGCACATGGAAACATAAAACCACCTTGCAAAGCTGGGGCCATAAATTTTATCTGCTAAACAAACTACAATCTGGAACAGGGCTGACTCTTTCACAAACCAAAACGAGAAGCTCCTACAggacatttaaaaatattaagaaaaaaaatgttcttcAGTGAAAATACCTCCcaagtgaaaataaaatctagAACAATTCTCATTTTCCATCAAACCCAGttagagaaaaaatgaatcaatttcaGATCAAATGATTTGTCCAATACCTCCAAAGTGATAAGGTTTGACCGACTTTTTCAGAGAAAAGAGCAAAAACACAAGCACAATACAGATCACATGCATGCTTACAAGCCTGCACCAAATGGTGCTGTTTCTTTCCCTTAATGCAGAAGACAAAGAAATGACTAAGCAGATAAACTAGCTTAATTCACAAACTGAAAGGTTGGTATACAGGAATATTTCAAACAGTAAATCAAGCTCACCTTTGAGTAGTCTGTGATGAACTCTTCCCCAAGCAAATTCCTCGTTATATCAGGTGAAATAGATCTGCCAAACCATATGACAAACCTGAAACCATCGTCAAGGATATAGAGACCTCTGGTATCTAAGCTCTGTGCAGTAAGTGGTAGCCTTTTTCTGATGTTGTCAAGCTCTTCAGCCTGTGAAGATATCTGGGAATTGGTAAGATGTGCTTCAGAAATCCGAATTATTAACTCCAtcagagaagaaaacaagaattcAAGATACTTACTTTTACAAGATAGTCATCCACACGAACCAGGTCAGGGTAAAGAAGTTTCAGCAAACTTTTAACAGGTAAAGCCATCATGGTATAACCAGCTGCACAGCGTTCATCGGGCTGGGCATCAGCATAGCCACCACGGAGGGGTGTTGATTTACATAATGCTAATCCATACAACGGTAAGAATTTTAGTGATTCAGGGTAAATCATCCTTCCACTCAAGCGATGCTGAACAGCATACAGGTTTCTGTATTCTCTCAGGGCTTTGACAATCCGAAGTTGAACGGCATTCCGAGCATCTTCCAACTTGGAGGACAAAGTTTTCTCAATTGCTGCAGattaatttatccaataattaaattgatattagtCTACAATATTTATGAAGAGGAGGTAAACTCAGATGCTTCTATCTTCTCGTTTGACCTTTCCCCCGAGTTTGAGAGATTCGGCTGAGGAAGGTAAAGGGAAAGGGGGAGATGGAAACTTCTTTACCTAGCctggaaaacaaagaaataattgCTCCAGTGTCAGCCAGGCGGTACATTTCTCCTAGATCTGCAACAACTGGAGCAGCTGCCGTGTGTACCCTGATACGCCTTTCTCCAGAAGAAGAAGTATATCTTAGCAATGGTTAAGggattattattatctatCCTCAGAGAATTTAAGCTCATAAGGATCCCAAATATGAAAAGTTCCAGATAACAGGTAACAGCAATGAAGGActatctaaaattttcaatcatcTTAAACTATAGAAATAATAGAACAgaaccttaaaaaatatagcaactCTTGAAGGTGAAACAGCCACATTTCATGAGATAAATAAGGAAAGAATAGAAACCTTCGATTgtccaaaagaaaaggaagttAGCTTAGATGTGACCACCATGAAACAACTgaattcaaaaaagaaagaacttaTATGAAACAGGCCCACATTTGCAAGATATCCACTTAAACTATTTTGTGAGACAAGGATACAGCAAAGCAACTTGGAAGTACACAGTCTGCGTGGTCAACAGGGTCTCTTCAAGAGACAACTGCGCTGCATAAGCTTTATCACAGTCAACAGCGGGAAGTGCAAGTAAGTCTGTGGATCTTAGCATAAAGTTTCCATGATAAGATGTGAAACGCACCCCTGCAGAAAGGAAAAGACACAAGCTTGCAATATAAGAAGCTTACCAAACAAcattataggaaaaaataaaagaaaaatgatcaacATGCCAACCAAGTAATGATTTTCATATCTGCAGCCTGCTATGTTAAAGTTTACCTTTTCCACATCTTATACGCATGACTGCTTCCCATGCAGTCTCTCTAGTGAGATCTCTGGCCAGCTCATGTCTCAACTTATCTTTGTGAATACTGGACTGGAAACTTGGATAATAATACACCTGACCACCAGTATATTTTGCTAGAGTTCCTATAAAGCATTAATAATGGCAGATTAATCGTAATTATCTGGCAGAAAATGAAGACCCAAGTTACTCCAATAACTAGTAGCGTCTCATCAGCAGCTTAAAAAAGCAGAGAAGTTTAATAAAAGGGTGAGCCTCGCATATGTTGGTAACTCCAGTATCATCTCAATGCTCCTTTCCTACTTGTTACATTACACTGATAATTCCAAAACCCAGGATTTCAAGACCTAGGGAATCTCATGAATTTTCGGTCAGCAATCTtctatgaattataataatgagtTGCACTGAAGCAATTAGCAGAAGACAAATTTCATGGTTTCAATGCGCGCTGTCAAGTTTTAGAGCATAAGtcgtgttttcattttaaagaAATCAGACTTCCCCACTAGAATTAGTCATACAACATTCAATCACCTACATATTTCTACTGCAATTTGTTATGAAGCAAGAAGGATAAGACTAGTTTTATGGACTGTGTTTTATCCCTCTTGTCTTGAGGCCATCAAGTCTCAAAAGAAGAAACGAACCTCTTAAGGCACCACTTAGCCTACATGTATGAGTGTGTtatttctgtttcttcttgtCGCTTCAATTTATAATTCCCTAACAATCTCTAAATTGGTTAGACATCAATGTATCATATTCTCCAGTTTAAACCTATTCTacgttaaaatttaaattatttgcaatTTAGTTCTCATCCTAGTACTCTCTCAATCCAGAATCTATAGGTCCTTCCTGACTTGCGCATGAAACGGCGAAAGTAGAGACACATGTTGAGGACTTCTAAATCTATCATATGGCAACCACAAACGGCATATTTAAtcaactaattttataaatgcaTCATTATATGTGGAGATCCAAGGATGACTAGAACTGAAACATGCTGAATAACAAATCAATCACCGACAAAACTGTAAGTTGATTATTCCACGTAAACAGAAGGTTTAAGCAAGTTAGAGCATACCTAAGGATGCTATATCTGTGTACTTATCACTAAAAGCATATACATTCACAGCTATCTGATACTTGGTAAAATCAGCGGCCATCTGTTTATAAAATGGATCTTCTGGTACTCGTAACATATGCTCCTTGTCTGTCCCATAAACCCGAATATCATCTCCACGCAGCCTAAGGCGGCCAACACCAAGTGATGGCAGAGTATTCTGGAAAATCAGCAATTTACCACCAAGTTGGCTCTGACAAtagaaataaaagttaattagTGACCAGGTGAAGGGACAGCAATGTCCCAGAGGTTCAACCTACAAACGGGCGATCGAAAGGTAACTAATAAAGCCAAATGGGGCAAGATATTACAGAAAAGTTTCCAATAATACCAAGGCAACAGTTGATAATCAACATTAAGAGTGGTGTAAATAACAGAGGCAAACATACCATAACCATGAATGCAGCTTTAAGAGCTGGACCAAATGCAGACTCCACATTCGTGTTCTCCTGGAACATGGAGGGCAAACTATCAAGGAATGCCTCCACCACACTTCTAGATTCTGACAAATTGACTAGAAGGTCATCTGGCAATGGAACAAATATATCATCCAAATCGGAGACGACCATCATCTGAGGCTGTGTCAATGATGACTGGCACAAGAGGAAGCCACTAGTTATTAAGTTAAATGGATTAAATGATTTACCATAACTCTATGACATCAGTCACTTACTTTCATGTTGTAGAAATGTATGGTACTATCATAAGTTATGAAGCCAATCTGAGTTCGAGTTGAACCAGGCAAGCTATCCAAACAAGACTTGATAGTTTGTGCCATAACCTGCAAATGTAATGCAGGTTAGCATTGATTCATCAGATGCACAAGACACAAGCAGATGAAATAACTTGggaaaattgatataaatgcTTAATTTCCACCTATATAATCAAGATAGAAAAAACATCCACATCATAGCAATTAAAAGATAGAGAAAGAAGACCGTAATTGAACAAAACAAAAGCAGTTCCCAGACCCCTATGGTGTTAAGCTGCTTAGCTGAAAGCATCAATTAACAAAGGTACCCCCTTCTAGACTTATGAAAATAGCAAAACGGAAGCCCAGAATTTACTGTATGAAAGTTGTTAGAAAATTAGTCCATAGTCGTCAGACACATGGAAttgaaattagaattttaaaagtGCTTGAAAAGAAGCTGAATCTGGAATCTGAATTCACTTTGTACGACAATACTGTTCTTAGGGAAAAGATGAAATGATATGGAATTTGgaagaaatatatagttcttttgaataacaaataaattcataaccGACCAATTGCGGGAGCAATTTCATTTAATGAACAAGCTACTATTCAAATGactatctaatttaatttgttccaATGGCTGAAAATAggattaagaataaaataaacctAGAAATTCCACCAAATGTTATGGTAGTTCCTTTGTAAGATCAACATACTATATTGTTAGTTCTTtcagatatttcaaattctcgaataatgaatatattaaccctttttaatttcttaaatgtgATAACAGTAATTTAATTCTTACAAAAGAGTAACAAATCCTGTGATAGACAAATTCCCTAGGGACAGCCTAATGGTTCGGGCACAAGACTTCCCTATGGGAGGTCTCCTGTTCAAACCTTGGGTGTCTATGTGTGTTGGGTGCGCgagtgtaataaaaaaaaaaatccaatgaTAGAACACATCGTAAAGCATATCATACAAATAGATCTGGTAGCCAATTCCTAGCTCCTTCACTAAGTACATTTAAGACAGTAGCATGCCAACCACATTTTTTGCGAGATGAATCTCTTTACCAAAATGCACAAGCATCTCACTGAAGAATATTTACTTTTACTAGAAAAGTTACCTCTAGCATTCCGCTCTGAACTGCAGTTATTGATACATCGATGAGGAAAAAGTACAATGGCGGCATTGGAGGACGGGCCATGTACAGGAGCAATNNNNNNNNNNNNNNNNNNNNNNNNNNNNNNATTCAACACTACCCTTTGTAAGCTCAGGCCTTTGATCCAAATCAACCCTTCTGCCAGTAGCATCCACGTGCGCGAAATACTCGCTTGGAACTGCAAATAAAGAGCATTACAGCCATGTGATTAAAATTAGGCAATCATGTGTGCACCTATAACGATTACTTAGAAGCTTCCATAAGAGAGTGCTGTGATTTTTAGTGGCTGTCCCTGTTCGTCACTGAGAGGCAGACCAGATTCTACGAATTGTTATCTCTTAACAAGTGTAAGGGAAAATCTATGATTGAAACAAGAACAATGAAGTATGTATAAATACGTGCGAAGGCACTATAAGTTCAATGCCAAAAGGAAAAACTTTTAAGCATGGAAAAGCAAAAATGCATGTAACAGCAAGGAAAAGACTCAATCAGCATTTCCTCTATACACTATGGCTACAAACCGAAGAAGTCGGAAGTAGTTCATTGCCTGTGTGAGCTTGCTGATAGTGAGGAATCCATAATCTATCTATCAGATTGCTTCTACATTTCCTTCTCTTTATGACGAGTAAAGTAACAAGCaagttggtattttttttccatgcaAAAGGTGTCACTTAATGTGGTAGTAATCACAAAAACGGTGGTCAGGCTAAAAGCATAAGTGATTTGTCGCATGATTCAAAAGCTACAGTATGAActcaaaatattcaatatatatgtatatatatgtgtcaaTGTCTGTGTGTTAAAAGATCTATTCGAGCATCTGAAGTTGAGAAACTAACCATCATTAAGTAATGAACATATATTGCATCTCCACTTTCTTCCGTTGTCCGTGAATGTGACGTAAGGATTGACGTAAGTGCGGCACCTTCTACATCTAATGATGCCTGTCGTGGCAAAATTAATTACTGGAACTTCTTCCTGAATGAAAATCAACTGATAGTTAGGGGCGATAGACTGGCAGTTGCAGATGAACACAGTTAACAAACATAACATCCTAAATTTGATAGAGACTAACCCCAGCAGGGGCTTCTGCCAGAGGGCAAACAACTGCTCCCAAAGGCAAATGCCACCGGGATGCCAAGGACTGAGAATTTGGTACGCCACTTGTTGTGAGTCGCAAGAATCTAGAACTACAATTCATTGGGTACATCTCAGCAAAAGACTTTGGTTCCACATCACCATCCAATGGCCTTGGTAAGGCTGCAGCATCCAGTCCTGCATCAAATGATCCAGGTACAGATCCAAGAGAAAGTGAACTAAAATCTTCTGCCAAGGTCTGTGAAGTAGCAATAGGAGGTGCCATGCCATGTTGCTGAACTTGGTTCCCCGAATAAAGGCCTGAAGGAGTTGACGTAGGTGGACCAGGAACATAACCTCTTTGTTGAGCAAGAAAAGGAGTTGTAGATGGTGGAGCGTAGCCCCCATGTTGTAATGGGAAGGAGGCAGGATGCGTAGGTGGAGCTTGAGCAACAGAATTTGGTTGTGTGTTAGTATACCCTGGAAAGGCTGGCTGAAAGGTACCCCTGGGAGTTGCATAAGATGGCCCCATTGGTGGTGAAGAAGGTTGGGTGTTTGGCCTGGAAGTCGAGAAGTGCTGGTCAGCAGGCAAAGGAACATTCGGATTGGATTGTCCAGTTTTAATGCTTTGAGGAGGAGTTCCCATGGGTACTGATGGTGGTTGGGGCTGTGAAAGAAGAGAAACGGGACCTGGAGAAGGTCTGGTTGGTGGAGGTACAACAGCTTGACCTGCAAGCGAGGTGCGTGGAGGTGGTACTTGACCGGTTGAGGTCAATGGGGGTGTTGGGAAGCGCTGAAATCCTGATGTTGGTGACCCATATGACGGAGGTGGCCTAACCAGGTCATTAGATCTACTTGACGGCGGAGGTCTGAAGGCAGGGGGCTCTGATCCAACCAAAGGTCCAGTGGGAAAGGGAGGTGTTGGAAACTGAGATGAAGCAGGAGGTGCAGGCCTGAAGGCAGATGCTTCTGATCCAGGCACAGGACCAGATGGCAAAAAAGGTGTCGTACTTTGCTGAGCAGCAAAGGGTGATGCAGCTGGTCTCAATGGATAATTTGGACGGTTAGGATTTTCGGTCCCCATGAAGATTCTATCTCAAGTTTGATCACCTACAAAAGGGGTAAGCTTCTTTTAGCCAACACCCAGAATTCATAAAATGGCAAAGTAAAGAAAACCAGCATTTTCTTGCTTGATGCACAGAAAGATGAACTCAGCGAgcaaatcatattttgattGACCACACAATTCAgtggaaaataaattacagcCAATACattaaaacatgaaaattcTTCATATTTACAGTTATCTAGTTACAACTGCAAGAAATCAAGATAATGCAGAGGGAACTCCAATGTACCCAACCATTTGATCAGGAGAATCTCAATTCGAATAGCAATGGAACTTACAGAAACGTTAAGGAAAATTTGTTTGTTACAAACTCGAAATGAACAACATATATATCCTAAAGACGATTGATGTACATTGCCCTAAAAAAAACAGTTCGCATGAAAATTGTATACCGATTAGATTGTGATAAAGCTGCAGCTTTTCCGCTCTGCAAATCCATGTTTTCCCGAACACACCGTCAACTAAATAACAAAGGCAGCTGACGAACTTATATACCCAGACAATACCCAAACGAACAGAAGAATGAAAACATCAAGCACTACTGAAAGCACAGAAATTCAATTCGGGAGTGAAAGAACTAACACATGCACTCAATCTCACTCTACAAACAGGAAACAATCAAACAAGATTGGGCAACACCAAATCACCTGTCATTAATCAATTGAACTGCTAAAAATCACAGTGCatcaaaataaactatatCTTGAAGAAGTCACAAGAAAACCCCAAATCTTCATCAAGAAAAAGCAAACAAGCAAGATTCACCACTCTTTACTATTCACCAAAACAACTGAGTCAACAAATCCAGAAAATCCGAATTTACCTAGTCGGAGATCTCGCCGGCGGATACTGGAATCTGAAAATTGCGGGGCCGGCGATCGGAGAGAGTGAGAAGGAAACAGGAACAAGCGTTGAGTCCAATTACTTCCGCTCTGGAATTGTACAGACTGTACATAGATAAAAGTATAGCATGATAATGATATAAAACACTTTGCGCAGTTGTTTTAGATCGGGTAGGATCTTTACCTTCTACTTCTAGTTCTTGAAATCGGACCACTGCCTGCCGGGCCCAATTTTAACCGTTACTATTCGGGTTGGGTTTTGATCCTGGATTGATGACGGCAGGATATTCCGTCACAAACATTGcaatttattactattttaggTCATGTCCTCTTCaagtaatttttaatctaaaattattaatatattcaatcaaaatttgatacCTAAATATgacgaaaataaaatatattatattttgatgttgCCTCTAACTTAATTTATCCTCCATTGTGTAAGATATTATTCGATCAATTTTGTATGAGCCTCACAACTCACAAGAGATGAGGTCTTAGGCTAGTAAGTCTCCTAGCAAAATTGTTCGTTGCGCCTCACAAGGGAAGAGGTAGTCTAGCTAGTCCTGTAGCATGATATTGTtcgtttatatattttttttaaataagctttaaaaaaattatattcaatgtATATTTCAGATTAATATGTCTATTTTATTCTATATCTATTTGAGACATCAATTACTCACCgttataacaatttaattgTGACATTTGAGGTTTCATAAGTTTTCGAccgttatattttatatttttatgcgGTTCTGATATgatcgcattttgtgcttatttcatgggatattttgacttattttgtgaccaaaatgctcctaattaaatattattttgcaacattatgacaaattaaatgaaaaatgaagaaaagaaccaaaatgaaaattacggacaagactcaaactcgaTTTCTGGCAAGAATTTGGAGCTGCTTAGACTACCTTTTGATGATGACGAGTTTAAAtaggataataattttatttacattagtcttttagttcaattaggaatCTATCTTTTAATCATAGTAGAATTAGGTATCtagttagtatatatatgtaatgtaatttactttaagaTAAACTTTTAAACTCTTGAGAATTTGAGATCTTGAATTCTCGtctatctatttattttcttactttatttttcatgcgttcttttatgagcatgtctagctaatTCTCTCATTCGGGTTGAAGAATTGATGAATGcttaatttcaacaaattgtgtgatctaatttatgctttctacttttattcatattggtatttgtgttgttctctgtacttttattacaaataatctgatttatgaacGATAGATACCGTTATTCATTGTCATGAATATTTGTCTAGCCActtgaacttgcaaatccgtaattgtttgtttagttcaataactagtgataatataacataattgattatgtaaaaGTTCTCgattatgttatggggaatgcacaatctaacttaaataaatcatcgtaggaatttttttgttataattggGTCTTTTTAGTTCTTAATGttattggtaaattaaatcttaagaACGTTTCTAAGGTTGTctactgattagggatttagtcaatggACGTTTCTTGACTATGGACAAGGTAAAGAAAGGTGGGGTCGTTAGGTCGCACCAATagccataaccaatttatttatcatgaatctttgttatctttgcatatATGATCGATCGTAGAATTAACAGGATTTtgtctttaactggaatacttttctcttatatttactTCTTCTAATTCCATTAGCCCTGaagtttaatttagtttttatttttattcttcttcacaatcataAACCCcctaattacttttatttttttgaaggaattaatttaaaatcaatcccTGTgaattcgaccctactcacacttctacaaaagtgttcgtagaaattattttttgtgaatttagTTCATTTACCATGACTTTTATCCTAGAGTGGTTCATAGTCTCTTTGAGGCTGTACACATGCGCTAAGACAATATTGTGAAGGAACAAGGTTGAGTATGAAGTTATGCTCAGCCATTAAGACAGGTATCACGACCCtactttatttgatttattttattaacttatatattatgataatttattctattgaACATATTGagataatgtaatataaataacataaatgaAACTTGTAACTTCAACAAAAACAAGATAACGACAACGGAAAAAATCGACACTGATATTTTAAAGTAcagataatttataataggttttttttatatttatcatatttataaataaccTCTTATTGTTTTGAGACGACAGTTAATTTTAGggatatttgcaattttttaaataatgaaaagtatttataattatgacaaagaTCAGAAAAGCCTGTtctaatttatcctaattcaCCAATACAAAGTAAGAATGTTTCTCCATGCAATCTGGATGGGGTTATTACCCCACTCTCCAAGAAAGGACAAAAAAGTCCTTTATTTAGAGTGAAAATACCCTAAAAATCGAGGGGATCCACGTGCATACACCTGGGTCGGGTCCTCAAAATCCGACCCACTCCAGGACCTGAATTCACGCTCATAAGCAGCCTGGTCTCCCACCGCACGATTATGGACAGGGGACGCTAGGATGACGCCACGTGGCCTAATCCATACTATACATGTAGGCCTATAAATAACTCAAGTTTGAAACATTTATGGTACGacacatttattatattctatcTCATTCCGTACGTATTTCTTCCTCAGAGCCCATTTACGATATTTAAGGTGAAAATATAGTAAGCTTGAATACT includes:
- the LOC105163315 gene encoding protein transport protein Sec24-like At3g07100, with protein sequence MGTENPNRPNYPLRPAASPFAAQQSTTPFLPSGPVPGSEASAFRPAPPASSQFPTPPFPTGPLVGSEPPAFRPPPSSRSNDLVRPPPSYGSPTSGFQRFPTPPLTSTGQVPPPRTSLAGQAVVPPPTRPSPGPVSLLSQPQPPSVPMGTPPQSIKTGQSNPNVPLPADQHFSTSRPNTQPSSPPMGPSYATPRGTFQPAFPGYTNTQPNSVAQAPPTHPASFPLQHGGYAPPSTTPFLAQQRGYVPGPPTSTPSGLYSGNQVQQHGMAPPIATSQTLAEDFSSLSLGSVPGSFDAGLDAAALPRPLDGDVEPKSFAEMYPMNCSSRFLRLTTSGVPNSQSLASRWHLPLGAVVCPLAEAPAGEEVPVINFATTGIIRCRRCRTYVNPYVTFTDNGRKWRCNICSLLNDVPSEYFAHVDATGRRVDLDQRPELTKGSVEFLYMARPPMPPLYFFLIDVSITAVQSGMLEVMAQTIKSCLDSLPGSTRTQIGFITYDSTIHFYNMKSSLTQPQMMVVSDLDDIFVPLPDDLLVNLSESRSVVEAFLDSLPSMFQENTNVESAFGPALKAAFMVMSQLGGKLLIFQNTLPSLGVGRLRLRGDDIRVYGTDKEHMLRVPEDPFYKQMAADFTKYQIAVNVYAFSDKYTDIASLGTLAKYTGGQVYYYPSFQSSIHKDKLRHELARDLTRETAWEAVMRIRCGKGVRFTSYHGNFMLRSTDLLALPAVDCDKAYAAQLSLEETLLTTQTVYFQVALLYTSSSGERRIRVHTAAAPVVADLGEMYRLADTGAIISLFSRLAIEKTLSSKLEDARNAVQLRIVKALREYRNLYAVQHRLSGRMIYPESLKFLPLYGLALCKSTPLRGGYADAQPDERCAAGYTMMALPVKSLLKLLYPDLVRVDDYLVKISSQAEELDNIRKRLPLTAQSLDTRGLYILDDGFRFVIWFGRSISPDITRNLLGEEFITDYSKVSLSQRDNEMSRKLMKLLDRFRESDPSYFQLCHLVRQGEQPREGFFLLTNLVEDQIGGANGYADWMMLLFRQIQQNA